From a region of the Gossypium raimondii isolate GPD5lz chromosome 10, ASM2569854v1, whole genome shotgun sequence genome:
- the LOC105778138 gene encoding uncharacterized protein LOC105778138 isoform X2, translating into MQNTVAKVTVVGSGISGSVCAATLARNGISVTLFDSARGPGGRMSQRREISEDGRELLFDHGAPYFTVTNPDVLSVVTEWESRGLVAEWKSNFGSFDCFTNKIVNTEHQILVLSLRALVTK; encoded by the exons ATGCAAAACACTGTCGCCAAGGTTACCGTGGTGGGAAGCGGAA TTTCAGGGTCTGTTTGTGCCGCTACTTTGGCAAGGAATGGAATTTCAGTGACCCTTTTTGACTCTGCCAGGGGTCCTGGTGGCCGCATGTCTCAAAGAAg AGAGATAAGTGAAGATGGGAGAGAGCTGTTATTCGATCATGGTGCTCCTTATTTCACAGTGACGAATCCCGATGTGTTGAGTGTTGTTACTGAGTGGGAATCAAGAGGCCTTGTTGCTGAATGGAAATCGAATTTTGGGTCTTTTGATTGTTTCACCAACAAAATTGTCAACACTGAACACCAG ATTTTAGTTTTGTCGCTGAGAGCACTGGTCACCAAATGA
- the LOC105778138 gene encoding uncharacterized protein LOC105778138 isoform X3, which yields MQNTVAKVTVVGSGISGSVCAATLARNGISVTLFDSARGPGGRMSQRREISEDGRELLFDHGAPYFTVTNPDVLSVVTEWESRGLVAEWKSNFGSFDCFTNKIVNTEHQA from the exons ATGCAAAACACTGTCGCCAAGGTTACCGTGGTGGGAAGCGGAA TTTCAGGGTCTGTTTGTGCCGCTACTTTGGCAAGGAATGGAATTTCAGTGACCCTTTTTGACTCTGCCAGGGGTCCTGGTGGCCGCATGTCTCAAAGAAg AGAGATAAGTGAAGATGGGAGAGAGCTGTTATTCGATCATGGTGCTCCTTATTTCACAGTGACGAATCCCGATGTGTTGAGTGTTGTTACTGAGTGGGAATCAAGAGGCCTTGTTGCTGAATGGAAATCGAATTTTGGGTCTTTTGATTGTTTCACCAACAAAATTGTCAACACTGAACACCAG GCTTGA
- the LOC105778138 gene encoding uncharacterized protein LOC105778138 isoform X1 encodes MQNTVAKVTVVGSGISGSVCAATLARNGISVTLFDSARGPGGRMSQRREISEDGRELLFDHGAPYFTVTNPDVLSVVTEWESRGLVAEWKSNFGSFDCFTNKIVNTEHQVLVTIIILFVLHFFLLHLMVLLFVYLHGFILIIS; translated from the exons ATGCAAAACACTGTCGCCAAGGTTACCGTGGTGGGAAGCGGAA TTTCAGGGTCTGTTTGTGCCGCTACTTTGGCAAGGAATGGAATTTCAGTGACCCTTTTTGACTCTGCCAGGGGTCCTGGTGGCCGCATGTCTCAAAGAAg AGAGATAAGTGAAGATGGGAGAGAGCTGTTATTCGATCATGGTGCTCCTTATTTCACAGTGACGAATCCCGATGTGTTGAGTGTTGTTACTGAGTGGGAATCAAGAGGCCTTGTTGCTGAATGGAAATCGAATTTTGGGTCTTTTGATTGTTTCACCAACAAAATTGTCAACACTGAACACCAGGTTCTTGtaactattattatactatTTGTTCTTCACTTCTTTTTGCTCCACCTAATGGtactattatttgtttatttgcatggttttatcttaattatatctTAA